From Medicago truncatula cultivar Jemalong A17 chromosome 7, MtrunA17r5.0-ANR, whole genome shotgun sequence, a single genomic window includes:
- the LOC11415271 gene encoding UDP-glucose 6-dehydrogenase 1, producing MVKICCIGAGYVGGPTMAVIALKCPSIEVAVVDISKPRIAAWNSDTLPIYEPGLDDVVKQCRGKNLFFSTDVEKHVFEADIVFVSVNTPTKTQGLGAGKAADLTYWESAARMIADVSKSDKIVVEKSTVPVKTAEAIEKILTHNSKGIKFQILSNPEFLAEGTAIRDLFNPDRVLIGGRETPEGLKAVQTLKSVYAHWVPEEQILTTNLWSAELSKLAANAFLAQRISSVNAMSALCEATGANIQQVAYAVGTDSRIGPKFLNASVGFGGSCFQKDILNLVYICECNGLPEVAEYWKQVIKINDYQKSRFVNRVVASMFNTVSNKKIAILGFAFKKDTGDTRETPAIDVCQGLLGDKANISIFDPQVTEDQIQRDLSMNKFDWDHPIHLQPMSPTTVKKVSVVWDAYEATKDAHGICILTEWDEFKTLDYQRIYENMQKPAFVFDGRNVVDAEKLREIGFIVYSIGKPLDAWLKDMPAVA from the coding sequence aTGGTGAAGATTTGCTGCATTGGTGCCGGATATGTCGGTGGTCCAACAATGGCAGTCATTGCACTTAAGTGTCCATCCATTGAAGTGGCTGTTGTTGACATATCTAAACCCCGCATTGCAGCCTGGAACAGTGACACCCTTCCAATCTATGAACCTGGCCTTGACGATGTTGTAAAGCAATGCCGTGGCAAGAACCTCTTCTTCAGCACAGATGTTGAAAAGCATGTCTTTGAGGCCGACATAGTGTTTGTCTCTGTGAACACCCCGACTAAAACTCAGGGTCTCGGTGCCGGCAAAGCAGCAGATTTGACGTATTGGGAGAGCGCAGCTCGTATGATTGCCGATGTCTCAAAGTCTGACAAAATCGTTGTCGAGAAATCAACTGTCCCTGTCAAAACTGCTGAGGCAATTGAGAAAATTTTGACTCACAATAGCAAGGGAATCAAATTCCAGATTCTATCAAACCCGGAATTCCTTGCTGAGGGAACTGCAATCAGGGATCTTTTTAATCCGGATCGTGTTCTTATTGGAGGCAGGGAAACCCCTGAAGGCCTGAAAGCTGTTCAAACATTGAAGAGTGTTTATGCTCACTGGGTTCCCGAGGAGCAGATACTAACCACAAATCTTTGGTCTGCTGAGCTATCTAAGCTTGCTGCTAACGCCTTTTTGGCTCAGAGGATTTCGTCTGTTAATGCAATGTCAGCACTTTGCGAGGCAACCGGTGCAAACATTCAACAAGTGGCCTATGCTGTCGGCACTGACTCAAGGATTGGACCCAAGTTCCTTAACGCTAGTGTCGGTTTCGGTGGATCCTGCTTCCAGAAGGATATCTTGAACCTTGTCTACATCTGCGAGTGCAACGGCCTTCCTGAGGTTGCAGAGTACTGGAAACAAGTGATCAAGATCAACGATTATCAAAAGAGCCGTTTTGTGAACCGTGTAGTTGCGTCTATGTTCAACACGGTTTCAAACAAAAAGATCGCTATTCTTGGATTCGCATTCAAGAAAGATACCGGTGACACAAGGGAGACTCCCGCCATTGATGTGTGCCAAGGGCTACTCGGTGATAAAGCCAACATAAGCATATTCGACCCACAAGTTACCGAGGACCAAATCCAGAGGGATCTATCCATGAACAAGTTTGACTGGGACCATCCAATCCACTTGCAGCCAATGAGTCCAACAACTGTGAAGAAAGTGAGTGTGGTTTGGGATGCATATGAAGCAACAAAAGATGCACATGGTATCTGCATTCTGACTGAATGGGATGAGTTCAAGACACTTGATTACCAGAGGATTTACGAGAACATGCAAAAACCAGCATTTGTTTTTGATGGAAGGAACGTTGTCGATGCTGAGAAGCTACGTGAGATTGGTTTCATTGTTTACTCAATTGGAAAACCATTGGATGCATGGCTCAAGGATATGCCAGCTGTggcataa
- the LOC11424145 gene encoding BAG family molecular chaperone regulator 8, chloroplastic isoform X2, with the protein MASHHHYNHHHSHHQPPPPPPPTHCYCTPSYPCYTPTPQPQPPHLSPQHDHLIQTISSVLLSPQLNHLVHHNLVHDHLVHDNLVHHPKSQTLHQNHQSTLSSLINRIESLESSLNQHQTHQSQSLRHSAARVIQTHFRSFLVRRSRTLRNLKLLASIKSSFIAIRSSFSTHTHFDFPALSLKAVNLLIKLDSIQDCDTMIVDGKRSISRDLVQFLDSIEEVAAKKRMHYVKAVKSSRSGQKVQRPRKPEGDDDEKKKLLKNLRGRVEKISKLCKVYGDDEEGLENEESVHDDDDDYDDDGVTDVVVARRDGNKNGVFVQRQVIQPRVKKSVRFAENGNVCEVYSTRTCESDGSSSNDDQGEVLENRKFAVVDVVDSSQGVEDDEEVLVEDSGGSTRSSDDGDIVKE; encoded by the exons ATGGCCTCTCACCACCATTACAACCACCATCACAGCCACCACCAacctccaccacctcctcctcctacCCATTGCTACTGCACCCCCTCTTACCCATGCTACACCCCCACACCACAACCACAACCACCCCATCTTTCTCCACAACACGACCACCTCATACAAACCATTTCCTCCGTCCTCCTTTCTCCACAACTCAACCACCTCGTACACCACAATCTCGTACACGACCACCTCGTACACGACAACCTCGTACACCACCCCAAATCACAAACccttcatcaaaatcatcaatcCACACTCTCTTCTCTCATTAACCGCATTGAATCTCTTGAATCTTCTCTCAATCAACATCAAACCCATCAATCTCAATCTCTCCGTCATTCTGCTGCACGTGTAATCCAAACCCATTTCCGTTCTTTCCTCGTTCGTAGATCAAGAACACTAAGGAACCTTAAACTACTTGCATCTATCAAATCCTCTTTTATTGCTATTAGATCTTCGTTTTCTACTCATACCCATTTCGATTTTCCAGCTCTTTCTCTCAAAGCTGTTAACTTGCTCATCAAACTTGATTCAATTCAG GACTGTGATACAATGATTGTGGATGGGAAAAGGTCGATTAGTAGAGATTTGGTTCAGTTTTTGGACTCAATTGAAGAGGTTGCTGCGAAAAAGCGTATGCATTATGTTAAAGCGGTAAAGAGTTCGAGATCTGGTCAGAAAGTTCAGAGACCAAGAAAACCAGaaggtgatgatgatgagaagaaGAAGCTGTTGAAGAATTTGAGGGGGAGAGTTGAGAAGATTAGCAAATTGTGTAAGGTTTATGGAGATGATGAGGAAGGTTTAGAGAATGAGGAGAGCgttcatgatgatgatgatgattatgatgacgATGGAGTAACTGATGTTGTGGTCGCTAGAAGGGATGGGAACAAAAATGGTGTCTTTGTTCAAAGGCAAGTAATTCAACCTAGAGTGAAGAAGAGTGTGAGATTTGCAGAGAATGGTAATGTTTGTGAGGTTTATAGCACAAGAACTTGTGAATCGGATGGAAGTTCCTCAAATGATGACCAAGGCGAGGTTTTGGAGAATAGAAAGTTTGCAGTTGTAGATGTTGTGGACTCTTCTCAGGGTGTTGAAGATGACGAGGAAGTGCTG GTGGAGGACAGTGGAGGATCAACACGTAGTAGCGATGACGGAGATATAGTGAAAGAGTAG
- the LOC11425092 gene encoding LYR motif-containing protein 4 produces the protein MAAATPSKSQTLTLLRSFIRVSRQFPDYNIREYTKRRAIDAFRQNAALSEASSISEAFSFGKSQLDVAKRQAVVYSIYAPSLPSVMDLPNKPF, from the coding sequence ATGGCGGCGGCGACACCTTCAAAATCCCAAACCCTAACCCTTCTCCGCTCCTTCATCCGCGTTTCTCGTCAATTCCCAGATTACAACATACGCGAATACACAAAACGACGCGCCATCGATGCGTTTCGGCAAAACGCAGCACTTTCTGAAGCTTCTTCGATTTCCGAAGCTTTCTCGTTTGGAAAATCTCAGCTTGATGTTGCTAAACGACAAGCCGTTGTTTACTCTATTTATGCTCCTTCTCTTCCCAGTGTTATGGATCTTCCTAATAAACCCTTTTAG
- the LOC11424145 gene encoding BAG family molecular chaperone regulator 8, chloroplastic isoform X1: protein MASHHHYNHHHSHHQPPPPPPPTHCYCTPSYPCYTPTPQPQPPHLSPQHDHLIQTISSVLLSPQLNHLVHHNLVHDHLVHDNLVHHPKSQTLHQNHQSTLSSLINRIESLESSLNQHQTHQSQSLRHSAARVIQTHFRSFLVRRSRTLRNLKLLASIKSSFIAIRSSFSTHTHFDFPALSLKAVNLLIKLDSIQDCDTMIVDGKRSISRDLVQFLDSIEEVAAKKRMHYVKAVKSSRSGQKVQRPRKPEGDDDEKKKLLKNLRGRVEKISKLCKVYGDDEEGLENEESVHDDDDDYDDDGVTDVVVARRDGNKNGVFVQRQVIQPRVKKSVRFAENGNVCEVYSTRTCESDGSSSNDDQGEVLENRKFAVVDVVDSSQGVEDDEEVLVGDSGGSTRSSDDGDIVAHQEKILFSAPLPLKMESRTDLKSKGVKILT from the exons ATGGCCTCTCACCACCATTACAACCACCATCACAGCCACCACCAacctccaccacctcctcctcctacCCATTGCTACTGCACCCCCTCTTACCCATGCTACACCCCCACACCACAACCACAACCACCCCATCTTTCTCCACAACACGACCACCTCATACAAACCATTTCCTCCGTCCTCCTTTCTCCACAACTCAACCACCTCGTACACCACAATCTCGTACACGACCACCTCGTACACGACAACCTCGTACACCACCCCAAATCACAAACccttcatcaaaatcatcaatcCACACTCTCTTCTCTCATTAACCGCATTGAATCTCTTGAATCTTCTCTCAATCAACATCAAACCCATCAATCTCAATCTCTCCGTCATTCTGCTGCACGTGTAATCCAAACCCATTTCCGTTCTTTCCTCGTTCGTAGATCAAGAACACTAAGGAACCTTAAACTACTTGCATCTATCAAATCCTCTTTTATTGCTATTAGATCTTCGTTTTCTACTCATACCCATTTCGATTTTCCAGCTCTTTCTCTCAAAGCTGTTAACTTGCTCATCAAACTTGATTCAATTCAG GACTGTGATACAATGATTGTGGATGGGAAAAGGTCGATTAGTAGAGATTTGGTTCAGTTTTTGGACTCAATTGAAGAGGTTGCTGCGAAAAAGCGTATGCATTATGTTAAAGCGGTAAAGAGTTCGAGATCTGGTCAGAAAGTTCAGAGACCAAGAAAACCAGaaggtgatgatgatgagaagaaGAAGCTGTTGAAGAATTTGAGGGGGAGAGTTGAGAAGATTAGCAAATTGTGTAAGGTTTATGGAGATGATGAGGAAGGTTTAGAGAATGAGGAGAGCgttcatgatgatgatgatgattatgatgacgATGGAGTAACTGATGTTGTGGTCGCTAGAAGGGATGGGAACAAAAATGGTGTCTTTGTTCAAAGGCAAGTAATTCAACCTAGAGTGAAGAAGAGTGTGAGATTTGCAGAGAATGGTAATGTTTGTGAGGTTTATAGCACAAGAACTTGTGAATCGGATGGAAGTTCCTCAAATGATGACCAAGGCGAGGTTTTGGAGAATAGAAAGTTTGCAGTTGTAGATGTTGTGGACTCTTCTCAGGGTGTTGAAGATGACGAGGAAGTGCTGGTGGGGGACAGTGGAGGATCAACACGTAGTAGCGATGACGGAGATATAGTGGCACACCAAGAGAAGATTCTGTTCTCTGCTCCATTGCCACTTAAAATGGAAAGCAGAACTGATTTGAAGAGTAAAGGCGTGAAAATTTTGACGTGA
- the LOC11415270 gene encoding cytochrome P450 83B1, giving the protein MVSYLQILLALPLFVFFLFLKYKTNIKNSSSTFPKGPKGLPIIGNLHQLDTSNLHLQFWNLSKIYGPLFSLQIGFKKAIVVCSPKLAQEILKDHDHDVSSRPPSYGTQILSYNGMDMIFSPYNDHWREIRKICIVHFFSSKKISSFSHVRKSEVKQMIEKISNHVHSSEISNLSEILMSVLSSIVCRIAFGKSYEHEGGEKSRFHNLLHETEAIFLSFFVSDHIPFMGWIDKLTGANARVDKTFKALDEFLEQVLQEHLNPNNRKKDEEEKDIVDVLLELKNQGRLSIDLTNDHIKSVLMNLLVAATDTTSATSVWAMTGLMKNPRAMKKAQEEIRNICGKKEFIDEDDIQKLVYLKAVIKETLRFYAPAPLAPRETSKSFILNGHKIEPKTSVFVNIWAIHRDPEAWKDPDEFYPERFLNNDIDFKGRDFELIPFGAGRRICPGMPLGIATVEMIIANLLNSFDWETPEGMTKEDIDTEGLPGLSRHKKNHLCLVAKNHM; this is encoded by the exons ATGGTGTCATATCTTCAAATACTTCTAGCCTTAcctttatttgtatttttccttttcttgaAATACAAAACCAATATCAAGAACTCATCATCAACCTTTCCAAAAGGTCCAAAAGGCCTTCCTATAATTGGAAATCTCCATCAACTTGACACTTCAAATCTTCATTTACAATTTTGGAATCTCTCAAAAATCTATGGTcctcttttctctcttcaaaTTGGTTTCAAGAAAGCCATTGTTGTTTGCTCACCTAAACTAGCTCAAGAAATTCTCAAAGATCATGACCATGATGTATCTAGTAGACCTCCATCATATGGTACACAAATATTGTCATACAATGGCATGGATATGATATTTTCACCATACAATGATCATTGGAGAGAGATAAGAAAAATTTGTATTGTCCATTTCTTTAGCTCCAAAAAAATTTCTAGCTTTTCTCATGTGAGAAAATCTGAGGTCAAGCAAATGATTGAAAAAATATCTAACCATGTTCATTCCTCTGAAATTTCAAACCTTAGTGAGATCCTAATGTCTGTCTTAAGCTCTATAGTATGTAGAATTGCTTTTGGAAAAAGTTATGAGCATGAAGGGGGTGAGAAAAGCAGGTTCCATAATTTACTTCATGAGACAGAAGCTATTTTCCTTTCCTTCTTTGTTTCAGATCATATTCCTTTTATGGGGTGGATTGATAAACTCACTGGGGCAAATGCTCGTGTTGACAAGACTTTCAAGGCTTTGGATGAGTTTCTTGAACAAGTCCTTCAAGAACATCTCAATCCTAATAATCGgaagaaagatgaagaagagaagGATATAGTTGACGTGTTACTTGAGTTAAAGAATCAGGGTCGTCTCTCAATTGATCTCACCAATGATCACATCAAATCCGTCCTTATG AACCTACTTGTCGCAGCTACCGACACAACTTCAGCCACATCGGTTTGGGCGATGACTGGATTAATGAAGAATCCAAGAGCAATGAAGAAAGCTCAAGAAGAAATTAGAAACATATGTGGCAAAAAAGAGTTCATAGATGAAGATGATATTCAAAAGCTTGTATATCTTAAGGCTGTGATAAAAGAAACATTAAGATTCTATGCACCAGCACCACTAGCCCCAAGAGAGACCAGTAAAAGTTTCATTCTAAATGGACATAAAATAGAACCAAAAACATCAGTGTTTGTGAATATTTGGGCCATTCATAGGGACCCCGAGGCATGGAAAGATCCCGACGAGTTTTATCCAGAGAGATTCTTAAACAatgatatagattttaaagGACGGGATTTTGAGTTGATACCATTTGGTGCAGGGCGTAGAATTTGCCCTGGCATGCCATTGGGAATCGCCACGGTGGAAATGATAATTGCAAACCTTCTTAATTCATTTGATTGGGAAACGCCTGAAGGGATGACAAAGGAAGATATTGACACTGAAGGGTTGCCAGGACTTTCTAGACACAAGAAGAATCACCTTTGCCTTGTTGCCAAGAATCACATGTAA
- the LOC11409172 gene encoding pentatricopeptide repeat-containing protein At1g12300, mitochondrial, with translation MLKNRFIYYSNNFLIPPFRASFCHYLHPFIPKSNDFDVNNDVSSFHRMLRMRPTPSIVEFNKILGSIVKANNNHYTTAISLSHQLELKGITPTIVTFNILVNCYCHLGEMTFAFSIFAKILKLGYHPTTITFNTLINGICLNGKLKEALHFHDHVIALGFHLDQVSYRTLINGLCKIGETRAALQMLKKIEGKLVNTDVVMYNIIINSLCKDKAVSDAYQLYSEMITKRISPDVVTFNSLILGFCVVGQLKEAFGLFHEMVLKNINPDVYTFSILVDALCKDGNITRAKNMLAVMMKQGVIPDVVTYSSLMDGYCLVNEVNKAKHVFSTMSRLGVAPHAHSYNIMINGLGKIKMVDEALSLFKEMCCKGIAPDTVTYNSLIDGLCKLGRISYAWQLVDEMHNNGIPADILTYNSLIDVLCKNHHIDKAIALVKKIKDQGIQPSMYTYNILIDGLCKGGRLKNAQDVFQDLLIKGYSVNAWTYNIMINGLCKEGLFNEAEVLLSKMENNGIIPDAVTYETIIRALFRKDENEKAEKLLREMIIRGLLLCKH, from the coding sequence ATGTTGAAGAACAGGTTCATTTATTACTCTAACAATTTTCTTATTCCACCGTTTAGGGCTTCTTTCTGTCACTATCTACATCCCTTCATTCCTAAATcaaatgattttgatgttaaCAATGATGTTTCCTCATTCCATCGAATGCTTCGTATGCGTCCCACCCCATCCATTGTAGAATTTAACAAGATTTTAGGTTCCATTGTTAAGGCTAACAATAATCATTACACCACTGCCATTTCCCTTTCTCATCAATTGGAACTCAAAGGAATTACTCCAACTATTGTTACTTTCAACATATTGGTTAATTGTTACTGCCACCTAGGGGAAATGACTTTTGCCTTTTCTATATTTGCTAAGATTCTCAAATTAGGTTATCACCCCACAACCATAACCTTCAATACACTTATCAATGGTATTTGTCTTAACGGTAAGCTCAAGGAAGCTTTGCACTTTCATGACCATGTGATTGCACTTGGATTTCACTTGGATCAAGTTAGTTACAGGACCTTGATCAATGGGTTGTGTAAAATCGGTGAAACAAGAGCCGCCTTGCAAATGTTGAAAAAGATTGAAGGGAAATTGGTTAACACCGATGTGGTAATGTATAATATAATCATCAATAGTTTGTGTAAAGATAAAGCTGTAAGTGATGCCTATCAGTTATATTCTGAAATGATTACAAAGAGAATTTCTCCCGATGTTGTCACTTTCAATTCTCTAATCTTGGGATTTTGCGTTGTTGGTCAATTGAAAGAAGCATTTGGTTTGTTCCATGAAATGgtattgaaaaatatcaacCCAGATGTTTATACTTTCAGTATATTGGTTGATGCTCTTTGTAAGGATGGAAATATCACAAGAGCTAAGAATATGTTAGCCGTTATGATGAAACAAGGTGTGATTCCGGATGTTGTTACCTACAGTTCATTAATGGATGGATATTGTCTAGTTAATGAAGTGAATAAGGCCAAACATGTGTTTAGCACTATGTCTCGACTAGGAGTGGCTCCACATGCTCATAGCTATAATATAATGATTAATGGATTGGGTAAGATTAAAATGGTCGATGAAGCCTTAAGTCTCTTTAAGGAAATGTGTTGCAAAGGAATTGCTCCTGATACggtaacttacaattctctcaTTGATGGTTTGTGCAAATTAGGAAGAATATCCTATGCTTGGCAGCTTGTTGATGAGATGCATAATAATGGTATACCAGCCGACATATTAACTTACAATTCTTTGATAGATGTTTTATGCAAAAACCATCATATTGACAAAGCTATTGCATTagttaagaaaattaaagaCCAGGGCATTCAACCAAGTATGTACACATACAATATACTTATTGATGGACTCTGTAAAGGAGGACGACTTAAGAATGCACAAGATGTTTTCCAGGATCTTTTGATTAAGGGTTATAGTGTAAATGCTTGGACGTATAATATTATGATCAATGGACTTTGTAAAGAAGGCTTGTTTAATGAAGCAGAGGTCTTGTTGTCCAAAATGGAGAACAATGGTATCATTCCTGATGCTGTAACGTATGAAACTATCATCCGGGCTCTCTTTCGTAAAGATGAGAACGAAAAGGCGGAGAAACTTCTTCGTGAAATGATCATTAGAGGCCTCCTATTATGCAAACACTAG